Genomic segment of Vibrio natriegens NBRC 15636 = ATCC 14048 = DSM 759:
GTTCATTGTTGGTTTTAGTTGCGTCAATAGCATAACGTCGATCATGACCAGCACGGTCGGTTACGTAAGTAATTAGCGTTTCGCTTTCACCTTTCATTGCTGCTTGAGCAAGAGGGTAACGGCTAGCCAATGTGGTATCAACTGCGAACGCTTCGTTCATTAATTTGCATACTACTTTTACAATATCGATATTGGCCCACTCATTGTGGCCGCCGATGTTGTAGTTTTCGCCTAATCGGCCTTTATTCAGTACTAAATCAATGCCACGAGCGTGATCGGTAACGAATAGCCAGTCACGAATCTGTTGGCCGTCGCCGTAAATAGGCAATGGTTTGTCATGCAGGATATTAGTTATAATGAGTGGGATCAGTTTTTCTGGGAAGTGGAACGGACCGTAGTTATTTGAGCAGTTTGAAGTGGTTACTTCTAAGCCATATGTATGGTGGTAAGCACGTACTAAGTGGTCCGATGCTGCTTTAGAGGCAGAGTAAGGGGAGTTTGGCGCGTAAGCCGTTTCTTCCGTAAATGCCGGGTCGTTTGGCTCTAGTGTTCCGTAAACTTCATCGGTTGAAACATGGTGGAAACGGTGTTGTAGAGGAGATTTACCTGCCGATGCTGGTTCATCAATCCAAACTTTCTTTGCTGCTTTTAGCAGGCTGTAGGTGCCCAAAATATTAGTTTCGATAAATGCATCAGGGCCTGTGATAGAGCGATCGACGTGTG
This window contains:
- the rfbB gene encoding dTDP-glucose 4,6-dehydratase, with product MKQRNLLVTGGAGFIGANYVHYWLGQYPNDKVVVLDALTYAGNKANLDSVESNPNFIFAHGDICDTGLVEQLLKEHHLDTIVHFAAESHVDRSITGPDAFIETNILGTYSLLKAAKKVWIDEPASAGKSPLQHRFHHVSTDEVYGTLEPNDPAFTEETAYAPNSPYSASKAASDHLVRAYHHTYGLEVTTSNCSNNYGPFHFPEKLIPLIITNILHDKPLPIYGDGQQIRDWLFVTDHARGIDLVLNKGRLGENYNIGGHNEWANIDIVKVVCKLMNEAFAVDTTLASRYPLAQAAMKGESETLITYVTDRAGHDRRYAIDATKTNNELGYKPTESFETGIAKTVSWYLNNSTWWSKLL